From Prevotella sp. oral taxon 299 str. F0039:
TAGGTTCTCATCATCTTCGCACAATAAGATTTTTAATTTGTCTTCCATAATTCTTAATTTTTAATTATTGGTAATTTAATTGTAAATGTTGTTCCTTTTCCATATTCACTTTCAACGATTATTTCTCCTCCATTAGCGTTTACAATCTGTTTTACGTATGCAAGTCCTAATCCGAATCCTTTAACGTCGTGAACATTGCCAGTGTGAACACGGTAGAATTTATCAAAAATTTTCTTTATATTGTCTTTTTTTATTCCTAAACCTGTATCTCTGATTGAGAGTATGATGTAATCATTTTCATTCCATGTCTTTAAGAATATATCTAACGGGGTGTTAGGCTTTCTATATTTCACCGCATTGTCAAGAAGGTTGAATATTACATTTTGAAAATGCATTTCATCAACATATACAGTCGAATCAACTGCCTCTATCTCAGTATAAATCTTTCCTCCAGTATGTTCTACACGCAAGGTAAAAGTATTTGCAATATTATAAACCATCTCATTTAAGTCTAATTCTTTTGATTTATAGATTGCTTTATTGCGATCAAACATTGACATTTGAAGAACTTTTTCAACCAAAAAACGTAGTCGTTTTGATTCATCATTGATAACAGTTCCTATGTGTTTAAGCATGAATGGACTTTTGTTTATCGACTCGTCATTAAGCATTTGTGCCGCAAGGGAGATGCTAGAAATTGGCGTTTTTAATTCATGAGTCATATTATTAATAAAGTCATTCTTTAATTCTGTATATTTTTTTTGCCTGAATATTATGACAATCGTAAATATAAATGTTATGAGCAGTACTATTGTAAATATTAATGATGGAATAACAAACCATACAGAAGAATAAATATACTTATCCATTTCTGGGAAATGGATACGCACAACGCCTACCTTCGCTTGTGGATCATTTTTAAATAATACTTGAGAATAACAATAGTCTTCGTTGGCATCACTATAGTCTGGGCATCGATATATTTCTCGGCCATCTTGAGTTGAAACAATAAAATGATAAGGAATATCTATTCCGTAATTCATTAATTCAGCCTTTAGGTCTTGATCTAGAAGCTTAAAGTTAATTCTTTCTTTCAAAGGTTTCTCTGATGCAGAATAAAGTATTGAGTAAACAACCTCGTCGAGTAGACCCTTTTGATAAATATATCTGCTTTTTACTAATTCTTGGAACGACTTTGAAGCCTCTGTTATAGAATTCTTATCTCTTTCGAGAATCATTCCCTTTGGAATTTTTGAAGGACGTATTGTTATCGTTTTTAACTCGAATGAAGAATAAACTGTTCCATCTTTACCTGTGACAGAGTATTGATGAGAATGTTGAATTGCTTTTCCTCCTTTTTTTGATAAAGCATTTATAGAATCTTGAATAAAAGCTTTACGTTCTGTTTCGTTAATATCTTTTTCAAGATAGCGTAAAGTTTCATTGAGTTCTAAGTTTTTTGAGGCTTGATATAAAGCACGATTTACCGATTCATTAAATTGCTCTTTCTTCATTTGCACCATTCGTTGCATATACTGCAATTGTAAAAAGAGTAGTGCAAGGAAAGAAAATCCCATGATAACTGCTATTATTCCTATTGTCCTCTTTTTCATATTTGCAAATATAGGATATTGAATAATGAATTAACATGTTAGTGTTAATAAAATCTCCTTTATTAGTGTATGTTAACTATTATCTCTTCTTAAGTTGTAAATATAAAACTATGTTTTTAATTATCTCTGGGTTAAACTGGTTTTATAAGGACCAAAAAAGAAAGAAAATATTTGTATGTAGGATAAAAATATATTCTTCTATCTGTTTCATGTTACAAGTTTTATAATCCAAAGAAGTTATAAGTAAAAACAATAAACATAATAAGTTATCATATAATCTTTTTTTATTATCTTTGCATTAATGGAAAATAATCTTTTAAATACAGAGGATTGGAGTGAAAATGTTATCATTGTAGATGCAGAATGCATTGATAATACAGCTTTTCACCTTATTGTAAACTTCGAAAGAATGCTCGAACGTCGTATTCCGAAAGCAGACTTTGCCCATTGGCTAGATTGTATTGCATTAGATGGAGGAATAAGGGAAGGAGAAAATAGTATTCAAGTGATTCTGCTGCATGATAAAAAATCAAAGCAATTGAATAATTTTACTCCAGCTAATTTCGAAGAAGAACTCAACCAAAAAGCATTTAAAGATCATCTTGGAGAATTCGTTATTTCTTCGTTTCCATATGAAGAAATTGTGGAGAAAGATGCTCTCTTTACAGATATCACATCAACAATATGCAACCACTCCAATGTTAAAAGAGTGATGATTATTCCTAATCACGAAAAAGAATCATTATGGACTGAATTAAGGATGACTCTTAGTAGAGTTGATGATGAGAACAAGAAAATAACTCTTTTTGCCATGCAACCAATGCAAGGTGGCAATTTTAAACAAGAGATTCTTGGGTATTCACTTATGAGTGCCCTCGGAATTCGGGGTTCAGAATTAAAAGATTAGTATAAAGAAATAAACAAAATAATAACAATATACAAATATGGGAAAAGTATTAATGATTGGTGCAGGTGGTGTTGCTACTGTTGCTGCATTCAAAATCGCACAAAATGCGGATGTTTTTACAGAATTTATGATCGCTTCTCGCCGTAAAGAAAAATGTGATCAAATTGTAAAAGCAATAGGAAACCCAAAGATTAAGACTGCACAAGTTGATGCTGATGATGTTGAACAGCTTAAAGAGCTATTCAATAGTTATAAACCTGAACTCGTAATAAACTTAGCTCTCCCTTATCAAGACTTAACTATTATGGAGGCATGTTTAGCATGTGGAGTTAATTATTTAGACACTGCGAACTATGAACCCAAAGATGAAGCACACTTTGAGTATAGCTGGCAATGGGCATATAAGAAACGCTTTGAAGATGCAGGCTTAACTGCTATTCTTGGATGCGGATTCGATCCTGGTGTATCTGGTATCTTTACTGCATATGCTGCAAAGCATTATTTCGATGAAATTCACTATCTAGATATCGTAGATTGCAATGCTGGTAATCACCATAAAGCATTTGCTACCAACTTTAACCCCGAGATAAATATTCGTGAGATCACTCAAAAAGGACTTTATTATAAAGAAGGTCAATGGATTGAAACTGAACCCTTGGAAATCCATCAGCCATTAACTTACCCCAATATTGGTCCTAGAGAGAGTTATCTTCTTCATCATGAAGAACTCGAAAGTTTGGTAAAAAATTACCCAACTATTAAGCAAGCACGTTTCTGGATGACCTTTGGAGAACAATATATCAATCACCTTAGAGTGATAGAGAATATCGGAATGGCAAGTATTGTTCCCATTGATTATAATGGTCAGCAAATTGTTCCATTGCAATTCTTGAAGGCAGTTTTACCAAATCCACAAGATTTAGGTGAGAACTACGAAGGAGAAACAAGTATTGGTTGTCGAATTCGTGGTATTAAAGATGGTAAAGAACTTACTTATTATGTATATAATAACTGCAAACACCAAGATGCTTATAACGAAACAGGTATGCAAGGTGTTAGCTATACAACTGGAGTTCCTGCTATGATAGGAGCCATGATGTTCTTCAAAGGCTTATGGAAAAGACCTGGAGTATGGAATGTTGAAGAGTTTGACCCAGATCCATTTATGGAAGAACTCAATAAGCAAGGACTTCCATGGCATGAGGTTTTCAACGGAGATCTTGAGTTATAAGAATCTGAATGGTAATATATTTATGAAATAAACAAACCTCATTGTGAGGTTGTTTATTTCATTATTGATTATAAACTTTAAACTACTTAGAAAAACAAGCATGGCTAAAGAAAAAGAGAAGAGCCCACAAGAGGGTTTACAAGAGAATAAGCTAAAGGCTCTACAAGCCGCAATGGCAAAGATAGAGAAAGACTTTGGACGTGGAGCAATTATGCGTATGGGAGATGAAAATATTGAGAATATTGATGTTATCCCCACTGGTAGTATCGGACTTGACCTGGCTTTAGGTGTTGGAGGCTATCCCAAAGGACGTATTATAGAAATCTATGGTCCCGAATCTTCAGGTAAAACCACTCTTGCAATACATGCTATTGCTGAAGCACAAAAGGCAGGTGGCGTTGCAGCATTTATCGATGCAGAACATGCTTTCGATCGTTTTTATGCTGAAAAGCTTGGTGTTAATATCAATGAACTATGGATTTCACAGCCAGATACTGGTGAACAAGCTCTTGAAATTGCAGATCAATTAATTCGTTCTTCTGCAGTTGATATTGTAGTTATAGACTCTGTAGCTGCTCTTACTCCTAAAAAAGAACTCGATGGAGACATGGGTGACAATAATGTCGGATTGCAAGCACGTCTTATGAGCCAAGCTCTTAGAAAGCTAACAAGTACCATCAATAAAACAAATACAACATGTATCTTTATTAATCAGCTACGTGATAAGATTGGAGTAACATATGGACCGTCAGAAACAACAACGGGTGGAAATGCTTTGAAGTTTTATTCTAGCGTGCGTTTAGATATCAGACGTGGCACAGCAATAAAGGATGGAGATGAACCAATCGGTAATGAAACCCGTGTAAAGGTAGTGAAAAACAAGGTTGCTCCTCCATTTAAGAAGGCAGAGTTTGATATTATGTATGGTGAAGGTATCTCTAAAATTGGCGAGATTATCGATCTTGGGGTTGAACATAACATCATAACAAAGAGCGGTTCATGGTTTTCTTATAAAGAATCTAAATTAGGTCAAGGAAGAGATGCAGCAAAAAGGTTATTAAAAGACAATCCCGAACTATGTGAAGAGATTGAAGGTTTAATAAAAGAAGCTATTCGCAATAAAAAGAATTAAAAAGAGCAGTCGAGATAAATAATAAAAAGCGATGATGTTATAGCAACGTCATCGCTTTCTTTTTTAATATACTTATTTCTTGAGTTTTAGAGAATAAGTTCCTGATTTTCTATTTATTCCGATCCGTTTTTGGATTTTAGGAATTGATCAGGTAAGTGAAATGTATAGTTTCTATCAAATACTGCTCGTACTTTGTTTATCTCTAAAATACTTGTACCGCTACCTGCACCGAGTGATCCACTAAGGTATGCAATCTTATCATCAAGCTCTAAGTAGTGCTTTTGTTTCAACATTCTGAGTGCTGCAATGAAAGTATGTTGTGAAGAAACATGTTCTTTTTGATATACTGGAATAACTCCATAACTCAAATTTAATAAACGTTGAGTCTTTTCTTTGTAGCAAATAGCAAGTACAGGAGTAGGTCCTCTAAATGAAGCAAGTGCTCTTGCAGTCTGTCCTGTTTCACTATCGGTGATAATTCCCTTAACACCTAAGTGTTGAGTCGCTTCAATTGCAGCACGAGCAAGGAACTCTCTTTGATCTGTTACGTCAGCAACTGGATCAATATCGTGCTCTCTCATCTTATCTTTTTCAGCTTGTTCTGCAATTGCAGCCATTGTTTTTACTGCTTCAATAGGATACTTTCCTGAAGCAGTTTCACCACTAAGCATCAAAGCATCAGTACGATAATAGATCGCATTTGCAATGTCGGTGACTTCAGCACGTGTTGGTCTTGGGTTGTTAATCATAGTGTGCAACATTTGGGTTGCTACGATAACAGGTTTCTTCTTCAATACACATTTATGGATAATTGAGCGTTGAATACCAGGAATACATTCGATTGGCACCTCAATACCTAAGTCACCACGAGCAATCATGATACCATACGAAGCGTCAATAATCTCGTCAATGTTATCAACTCCTTCTTGATTTTCAATCTTTGAGATGATTTTAATATCACTTCCGTGTTCATCTAAGATATCTTGAACAGCTTTAATGTCAGCAGCAGAGCGTACAAAAGAGTGAGCAATGAAATCAATATCTTGTTCAATAGCAAGAAGAATGTTTTCTTTGTCACGTTCTGTTAATGCAGGAAGATCGATATGTTCTCCAGGAACATTAACACTTTTACGTGCACCTAAAACGCCTTCATTTTGTACTTCAACAAGAAGATGGTCGTTTTCTTTACCTGTTACCAACATATCTAATGCACCATCATCAAACAAGATGTGGTCTCCCTCTTTCACGTCTCTTACTATTTCAGTGTAAGAAACATTGATATGATCGTGTGTTGTAATCTTATCAGGACAACCATAGATGTTTACTTTCTCTCCGATGTGATATTGAATGGGTTCATCAACTGATGTTGTTCTGATTTCAGGACCTTTAGTATCTATCAATAAAGCAATATGAGGAGAAACTGCACGAACATTCTTTATAATCTTTTTTATACCTTCTTTGGGAGCATGTGCCGTGTTCATTCTAACGACATTCATTCCTGCAAAAAAGAGTTTTCTTAGAAACTCCTCGTCACAGCGAAAGTCACTAATAGAGCAAACTATTTTAGTTTGTTTCATATATATAATGTATTGAAATTTAGAATAAAAAATAATATATTGCAAATCTACATATTTTTTTTGATATACCAATCAACAGCATACTAAAATATGTTGTTTAAACAGGTGTTACATTATAATTTATTTCTTTGGAAAATGCAAAGATATGGTGATTTGTTTCTAAAAGAATTTTAGCTAATATGTAAAAGAATCGCAAAAAAAATCATACAAGATGATAGCTTTTACGTGCTAATAAAGATGCTGTAAGAAGATTTAAGGCGCTATTATAGTTGGATTATTCATGAAAATAAAAAAGCAAAGAGCCATTTAAAACTTAAAGTTATACTTGGTCTTTGCCTTTATTTTTTTTATATTCTACGCTATCCTATTTTTTTTAGATATGAATAGGGTGGTAGTGTTGCTTGATTAATTATCTAATAACCACCTTTTTACCATTGATGATGTAGATACCTCTTGTGAGTTTATCTACTGTTGTGTTGAGACGAAGACCATCAATTGTGTAGATTTCAGCAGGTTTATTTGAGTTATTTGTTACTGTTGTGTTGTTAATTCCAGTTTCAGGGCCTGCTTCTCCTTCAATTCTTACACCGAAATCGTGCATTGAACCAGCATAACCTACTTTGTCATTTAAATTGAATGGAGGTACTGTTCTTCCATAAGCATAGCCGTCTCCGTCGCAAAGAATGCGGAATCTTGTAGTTTCTTCTTTTGCAGTTGCAGGTACCGTAAATTTAAATGTGTGTTGAACTACACCGAGATGGCCTAATGCTGTTTGTTGACTTTTACGATATGTATCTGTGTTATAGGGCTCATGTCCCCATGAACTATTATTTTTTGAAGCGGTAGAACCTACTTTAGCAAAAGCACGTTGTTGGTCTTCGAATGTGCCATCATGATCCCAATCGAAACCAATTGCAATGTCCCATGACCAAATGCCTGCACGAACATCAAGTGTAACTTCTTGTCCTTTTTTTACTGTAAATGAATATTCGTCCTGCAACCAGTTGTAAGATTGTCTGCCATTTGTATCGGTATAAGTCATAACAGTGTTGCCATCAATACTTACATTCACGCTATAAAGTGATTGAGTTGCTGCATGCATTGCTGTAGGAACGGTTTGATAAGGTTGTGTGTAGCTTTGCGCTTGTGCAAAGTTAAAGGCGTATAAAGCCATACCTAGGCTTAAAAGAGAAGTAAAAATTTTCATAATAGATTGTTTTTTTATTTGTAATAATTGTTATTAAGTTACTTAGTTTTACATCTTGTTCTATCTACATATTCTTGTTTGTTTGTTTTATTAGTATAGATGTGTAGTTTTATTTCAATACAAAAGTAATAGTTTTATTGATATTAAACAAATAAAAGCCTTTAAAATATTTCTTTAACACTTACTTTTTTTAGTTGTCTTGTTGCCTTTTAGGTGGTAGGCAGATATAAAATAAGATGAATAATCTTAAGACTTTCCTTTTAGCCTTATATATAATAAGGTGGAATGAATCTAAGATTATTCATCTTTTATTGTTACTATAAGCGTATTTACTTATAGTTTATGGTGCGATGATTATAGACCAATCTTTTTACGGATATCCTTTGGAACTGCATTTTTGTTCACAATGAAGTCCATTGTTTTGTAAGCAACGAATGCTTTGGTCATATACCATGTGCCATTATAATCGCCATAAGTACCCCAAGAGTTCTTAACCATGTAGTATTCTTTACCATTTTGATCTTTAGCGATACCATAG
This genomic window contains:
- a CDS encoding sensor histidine kinase KdpD, producing MKKRTIGIIAVIMGFSFLALLFLQLQYMQRMVQMKKEQFNESVNRALYQASKNLELNETLRYLEKDINETERKAFIQDSINALSKKGGKAIQHSHQYSVTGKDGTVYSSFELKTITIRPSKIPKGMILERDKNSITEASKSFQELVKSRYIYQKGLLDEVVYSILYSASEKPLKERINFKLLDQDLKAELMNYGIDIPYHFIVSTQDGREIYRCPDYSDANEDYCYSQVLFKNDPQAKVGVVRIHFPEMDKYIYSSVWFVIPSLIFTIVLLITFIFTIVIIFRQKKYTELKNDFINNMTHELKTPISSISLAAQMLNDESINKSPFMLKHIGTVINDESKRLRFLVEKVLQMSMFDRNKAIYKSKELDLNEMVYNIANTFTLRVEHTGGKIYTEIEAVDSTVYVDEMHFQNVIFNLLDNAVKYRKPNTPLDIFLKTWNENDYIILSIRDTGLGIKKDNIKKIFDKFYRVHTGNVHDVKGFGLGLAYVKQIVNANGGEIIVESEYGKGTTFTIKLPIIKN
- a CDS encoding DUF6621 family protein, translating into MENNLLNTEDWSENVIIVDAECIDNTAFHLIVNFERMLERRIPKADFAHWLDCIALDGGIREGENSIQVILLHDKKSKQLNNFTPANFEEELNQKAFKDHLGEFVISSFPYEEIVEKDALFTDITSTICNHSNVKRVMIIPNHEKESLWTELRMTLSRVDDENKKITLFAMQPMQGGNFKQEILGYSLMSALGIRGSELKD
- a CDS encoding saccharopine dehydrogenase family protein gives rise to the protein MGKVLMIGAGGVATVAAFKIAQNADVFTEFMIASRRKEKCDQIVKAIGNPKIKTAQVDADDVEQLKELFNSYKPELVINLALPYQDLTIMEACLACGVNYLDTANYEPKDEAHFEYSWQWAYKKRFEDAGLTAILGCGFDPGVSGIFTAYAAKHYFDEIHYLDIVDCNAGNHHKAFATNFNPEINIREITQKGLYYKEGQWIETEPLEIHQPLTYPNIGPRESYLLHHEELESLVKNYPTIKQARFWMTFGEQYINHLRVIENIGMASIVPIDYNGQQIVPLQFLKAVLPNPQDLGENYEGETSIGCRIRGIKDGKELTYYVYNNCKHQDAYNETGMQGVSYTTGVPAMIGAMMFFKGLWKRPGVWNVEEFDPDPFMEELNKQGLPWHEVFNGDLEL
- the recA gene encoding recombinase RecA — translated: MAKEKEKSPQEGLQENKLKALQAAMAKIEKDFGRGAIMRMGDENIENIDVIPTGSIGLDLALGVGGYPKGRIIEIYGPESSGKTTLAIHAIAEAQKAGGVAAFIDAEHAFDRFYAEKLGVNINELWISQPDTGEQALEIADQLIRSSAVDIVVIDSVAALTPKKELDGDMGDNNVGLQARLMSQALRKLTSTINKTNTTCIFINQLRDKIGVTYGPSETTTGGNALKFYSSVRLDIRRGTAIKDGDEPIGNETRVKVVKNKVAPPFKKAEFDIMYGEGISKIGEIIDLGVEHNIITKSGSWFSYKESKLGQGRDAAKRLLKDNPELCEEIEGLIKEAIRNKKN
- the pyk gene encoding pyruvate kinase, which translates into the protein MKQTKIVCSISDFRCDEEFLRKLFFAGMNVVRMNTAHAPKEGIKKIIKNVRAVSPHIALLIDTKGPEIRTTSVDEPIQYHIGEKVNIYGCPDKITTHDHINVSYTEIVRDVKEGDHILFDDGALDMLVTGKENDHLLVEVQNEGVLGARKSVNVPGEHIDLPALTERDKENILLAIEQDIDFIAHSFVRSAADIKAVQDILDEHGSDIKIISKIENQEGVDNIDEIIDASYGIMIARGDLGIEVPIECIPGIQRSIIHKCVLKKKPVIVATQMLHTMINNPRPTRAEVTDIANAIYYRTDALMLSGETASGKYPIEAVKTMAAIAEQAEKDKMREHDIDPVADVTDQREFLARAAIEATQHLGVKGIITDSETGQTARALASFRGPTPVLAICYKEKTQRLLNLSYGVIPVYQKEHVSSQHTFIAALRMLKQKHYLELDDKIAYLSGSLGAGSGTSILEINKVRAVFDRNYTFHLPDQFLKSKNGSE
- a CDS encoding GEVED domain-containing protein codes for the protein MKIFTSLLSLGMALYAFNFAQAQSYTQPYQTVPTAMHAATQSLYSVNVSIDGNTVMTYTDTNGRQSYNWLQDEYSFTVKKGQEVTLDVRAGIWSWDIAIGFDWDHDGTFEDQQRAFAKVGSTASKNNSSWGHEPYNTDTYRKSQQTALGHLGVVQHTFKFTVPATAKEETTRFRILCDGDGYAYGRTVPPFNLNDKVGYAGSMHDFGVRIEGEAGPETGINNTTVTNNSNKPAEIYTIDGLRLNTTVDKLTRGIYIINGKKVVIR